From the genome of Psychroserpens ponticola, one region includes:
- a CDS encoding DUF368 domain-containing protein, whose protein sequence is MEATRTFKDRLFLVIKGLGMGAANKVPGVSGGVVAFVAGFYEEFIYSLQRVNKTAFRLLFNGRFKSFYHYINGRFLALLFSGMIISYFSISKILDYFLQNHELYVWSLFFGMIIGSIYYINKDFKDWNYKSITALSIGVILGISISFLDPAMENDNLLFVFLCGIISVSGMTLPGFSGSFILILLGNYVLLLVDSVNALYDTFSEIITGDFSCIQNEIRVRLLKVLTVFTLGSVTGLVTFSHVLSYVLKHFKSITTASIIGFIIGSLGVVWPWKNTVFKTHDNGSFLLDSRGEKIIANYERFIPELNSKTYFAIGYIIIGILIVLALEWYGQRTKQTHV, encoded by the coding sequence ATGGAAGCGACAAGAACCTTTAAAGATCGTTTATTTTTGGTCATTAAAGGACTTGGAATGGGAGCTGCTAATAAGGTTCCAGGTGTTTCTGGAGGAGTCGTTGCATTTGTTGCAGGATTTTATGAAGAGTTTATTTATTCACTACAGCGTGTCAACAAAACAGCCTTTAGACTATTGTTTAATGGTCGATTCAAAAGTTTTTACCATTACATAAATGGTCGCTTTTTAGCCCTACTATTTTCTGGAATGATTATCAGCTACTTTAGTATTTCTAAAATCCTAGATTACTTTCTACAAAACCATGAACTGTATGTTTGGAGTTTATTCTTCGGTATGATAATCGGCTCCATCTATTACATTAATAAAGATTTTAAAGACTGGAATTATAAAAGTATTACAGCATTAAGCATTGGAGTTATCCTTGGAATTAGCATTAGCTTTTTAGATCCAGCTATGGAAAACGACAATTTATTATTTGTGTTTTTATGCGGTATAATTAGTGTATCTGGCATGACTCTTCCTGGGTTTTCAGGCTCCTTTATTTTAATTCTTCTTGGTAATTATGTGTTATTATTAGTAGATTCTGTAAATGCACTCTACGATACATTTTCAGAAATTATTACTGGTGATTTTAGTTGTATTCAAAATGAAATTAGAGTAAGGCTTCTAAAAGTTTTAACCGTATTCACATTAGGTTCTGTTACAGGATTAGTTACGTTTTCTCATGTATTAAGCTATGTACTTAAACACTTCAAAAGCATTACTACTGCTTCTATAATCGGCTTTATTATAGGTTCACTAGGTGTCGTTTGGCCTTGGAAGAACACCGTATTTAAAACACACGATAATGGCAGTTTTTTATTAGATTCAAGAGGTGAAAAAATAATAGCAAACTACGAACGTTTTATACCAGAATTAAATAGTAAAACGTATTTTGCAATCGGCTATATAATCATTGGAATTTTAATCGTACTAGCTCTTGAATGGTATGGTCAACGAACAAAACAAACACATGTCTAG
- a CDS encoding shikimate dehydrogenase family protein, whose translation MSRLGLLGKDISYSFSRGYFKLKFEAEQLPFTYENFDIENITMLPKLLQDNPDILGLNVTIPYKELIIPYLDKLDKKAKKIGAVNTITISQKGKLKGYNTDCYGFKNSIKPFLKTHHKKALILGTGGASKAIAYTLKKQNIKFEYVSRTIKPHVKFTYDTLTITDIKAYTIIINCSPVGTHPNVNSCPNIPYDGISDAHLLYDLIYNPEESKFLRLGKTQGAQICNGLKMLELQAEKAWRIWNLTK comes from the coding sequence ATGTCTAGATTAGGATTATTAGGAAAAGACATATCGTATTCATTTTCTAGAGGTTATTTCAAATTAAAATTTGAAGCTGAACAATTACCTTTTACTTATGAGAATTTTGACATTGAAAATATAACAATGCTCCCTAAACTTTTACAAGACAATCCAGATATTTTGGGTCTAAATGTTACCATTCCATATAAAGAACTAATCATACCATATCTTGATAAATTGGATAAGAAAGCGAAAAAAATTGGAGCTGTAAATACAATTACAATAAGTCAAAAAGGAAAACTTAAAGGTTATAATACGGATTGCTATGGATTTAAAAACTCAATAAAACCATTTTTGAAGACGCATCACAAAAAAGCTTTAATTCTTGGTACTGGTGGCGCATCAAAAGCTATAGCATATACGCTAAAAAAACAAAATATTAAGTTTGAATATGTTTCAAGAACAATCAAACCTCATGTGAAATTCACCTATGACACTTTAACGATTACAGACATAAAGGCCTATACAATTATAATCAATTGCTCTCCAGTTGGCACACATCCAAACGTAAATAGTTGCCCAAATATTCCCTATGATGGAATTTCCGATGCTCATTTATTGTACGATTTAATCTATAATCCTGAAGAATCAAAGTTTCTCAGACTAGGAAAAACACAAGGTGCTCAAATTTGCAACGGACTTAAAATGCTAGAGTTACAAGCTGAAAAAGCATGGCGAATATGGAATTTAACCAAATAA
- a CDS encoding DUF349 domain-containing protein, with protein MSENDNLQDADGKIELNTTETPQTPEESKVAEASTSEEIKESIETTETTPESTIETEGTTVETIDVSEAVKEDTTETSEDVTVETEVVSEEAKDIATEEVSEPVIETSDKAESHVEEIDEANAEDAEDETNAERHEVESKDYHAMTMEQLVDELEALIKDQKIQTIKSQVDEIKSEFHSKFGELLEEKKEEFLSEGGNVIDFYFTTPVKKRFNDAFKSYRNSLNAYYKALESNLKQNLENRLTIIEEIKGLINVEENINTTYKHFKDLQEQWRNAGPIPRDRYNNAWNSYHHHVEVFYDFLHLNRDLRDMDFKHNLDKKTKIIERAEELAADDNINRSFRELQVLHKLWKEELGPVGREHREEVWERFSNATKTIHDKRQAYYADLDKAHEVNLVKKEDIISKIEDIAQDQPKSHQAWQNKIKAIETLRQDFFNAGKVPIKVNDATWTKFKTAVRNFNRSKNTFYKSLKKDQFDNLHKKQELIKLAEENKDSDDFDKTTSLMKKIQSDWKSIGHVPRKDSDKIWKQFKKACNHYFDRMHEERNAASKEEMAAFEEKSTLLETVKAIELSGKPEKDIETIKTQINAWKAIGHIPSNKRFIDGKFNKVIDGLFGKLDMDKAKLEMMKFENKLETLSNPNDTRLLDNEQNYIRKKITEIKGEINQLENNMQFFSNVDESNPLVRDVIKNINNHKDSLQTWENKLRKVKSMY; from the coding sequence ATGTCTGAGAACGATAACCTGCAAGATGCAGATGGAAAGATTGAATTAAATACTACAGAAACACCTCAAACTCCTGAGGAATCAAAAGTTGCTGAAGCATCAACTTCCGAAGAAATAAAAGAGTCAATTGAAACAACTGAAACGACACCTGAATCTACAATAGAAACGGAAGGTACAACTGTAGAAACTATAGACGTTTCCGAAGCTGTAAAAGAAGACACTACTGAAACGAGTGAAGACGTTACTGTTGAAACTGAAGTAGTTTCTGAAGAAGCCAAAGACATAGCTACTGAAGAGGTTAGCGAACCAGTTATAGAAACTTCTGACAAAGCCGAATCACATGTTGAAGAGATTGATGAAGCCAATGCAGAAGATGCAGAAGATGAAACCAATGCAGAGCGACATGAAGTTGAAAGTAAAGACTATCATGCCATGACAATGGAACAATTGGTTGATGAACTTGAAGCACTTATAAAAGATCAAAAAATACAAACTATAAAATCTCAAGTCGATGAGATTAAATCTGAATTTCATTCCAAGTTTGGTGAACTCCTTGAAGAAAAGAAAGAAGAGTTTTTAAGTGAAGGCGGAAACGTTATAGATTTCTATTTCACAACTCCAGTTAAAAAGCGATTTAACGACGCTTTTAAATCATACCGAAATTCTCTAAATGCATATTACAAAGCCTTAGAATCTAATTTAAAGCAAAACTTAGAGAATAGACTTACTATCATAGAAGAAATCAAAGGCCTTATTAACGTTGAAGAGAACATTAACACGACCTATAAACATTTTAAAGATTTACAAGAACAATGGCGAAATGCTGGTCCAATTCCTAGAGACCGTTACAATAATGCATGGAATTCTTACCATCACCATGTAGAAGTTTTTTACGATTTCTTACACTTAAATCGTGATTTACGCGATATGGATTTCAAGCATAATCTCGATAAAAAAACTAAAATTATTGAACGTGCTGAAGAATTAGCAGCAGATGATAATATCAATAGATCATTTAGAGAATTACAAGTACTTCATAAACTTTGGAAAGAAGAATTAGGACCTGTAGGTAGAGAACATAGAGAAGAAGTCTGGGAACGTTTTAGTAATGCAACAAAAACGATTCATGATAAACGTCAAGCTTATTATGCCGATTTAGATAAAGCTCACGAAGTTAATTTGGTAAAGAAAGAAGACATAATTTCTAAAATTGAAGACATTGCTCAAGATCAGCCAAAGAGTCATCAAGCATGGCAAAATAAGATAAAAGCAATTGAAACATTACGTCAAGATTTCTTTAATGCAGGAAAAGTTCCTATTAAAGTTAATGATGCTACATGGACAAAGTTTAAAACAGCTGTTAGAAATTTTAACAGAAGTAAGAATACATTTTACAAGTCACTTAAAAAAGATCAGTTTGATAATCTTCATAAAAAACAAGAGCTTATAAAATTAGCTGAAGAAAATAAAGACAGTGACGATTTTGACAAGACAACGTCTTTAATGAAAAAAATACAGTCTGATTGGAAAAGCATTGGGCATGTTCCTAGAAAGGATAGTGATAAAATTTGGAAGCAATTCAAAAAAGCGTGCAACCATTATTTTGATAGAATGCATGAAGAGCGAAATGCAGCTAGCAAAGAGGAAATGGCAGCTTTTGAAGAAAAATCAACCTTATTAGAAACGGTTAAAGCCATCGAACTTTCTGGGAAACCAGAAAAAGATATTGAAACAATCAAAACACAAATTAATGCTTGGAAAGCTATAGGACATATTCCATCTAACAAACGTTTTATTGATGGTAAATTCAATAAAGTTATTGATGGTCTTTTTGGAAAATTAGATATGGATAAAGCGAAATTAGAAATGATGAAGTTTGAAAATAAACTTGAAACATTATCTAATCCTAATGATACGCGACTTTTAGATAACGAACAAAACTATATCAGAAAGAAAATTACTGAAATTAAAGGCGAAATAAATCAGCTCGAAAACAACATGCAGTTCTTTTCTAATGTTGACGAATCTAATCCTTTAGTGAGAGATGTAATTAAAAACATCAATAACCATAAAGACAGCCTTCAAACTTGGGAAAATAAGCTCAGAAAAGTAAAAAGCATGTACTAA
- a CDS encoding DEAD/DEAH box helicase, with the protein MSFKELNLNKAIVKAIDEAGYTEPTLIQERTIPLVIDKKDVIASAQTGTGKTAAFALPILQLLFNKQDAPKKGKKIRALVVSPTRELAAQIGKNFQIYSKYTNLRTTVVFGGAGIEPQIDILKKGVDIVVATPGRLLDLHKQDVLNLDYIEVLVLDEADLMLDMGFIDDVKKIERLCPEKKQNLLFSATMPFKVEQLANSILNAPVRIEVTPTSSAAKNVSQILYYVPKRNKMELCLHLLRNTIKGKRILIFRRTKFGVDKLESTLTKNGYSAERLHGDRTQSERQTALNKFKHAEVNILIATDVAARGIDINELDAVVNFDLPNVPETYVHRIGRTGRAGNFGKSYSFCSADEKSYVKSIQQLINVQIPVEDNHPYPLDPKAKPIVHKKQGSKYKKGRKGEGSKKKKKRWY; encoded by the coding sequence ATGTCCTTTAAAGAGCTCAATCTTAATAAAGCTATTGTAAAAGCTATTGATGAAGCAGGCTATACAGAACCTACTTTAATTCAAGAGCGAACCATTCCTTTAGTTATTGATAAAAAAGATGTCATTGCTTCAGCACAAACTGGAACAGGCAAAACTGCAGCATTTGCGTTGCCTATTTTGCAATTGCTTTTTAACAAACAAGATGCTCCAAAAAAAGGAAAAAAAATAAGAGCTTTAGTTGTAAGTCCAACGCGTGAACTCGCTGCACAAATTGGAAAAAACTTCCAAATCTACTCTAAATACACCAATTTAAGAACGACTGTTGTGTTTGGAGGTGCTGGAATTGAACCACAAATCGATATTCTAAAAAAAGGTGTTGATATCGTTGTTGCTACACCAGGACGCTTATTGGATTTACACAAACAAGACGTTTTAAACCTAGACTACATAGAGGTTTTAGTACTTGATGAAGCCGATTTAATGCTAGATATGGGTTTCATAGATGACGTTAAAAAAATAGAACGTTTATGTCCTGAAAAGAAACAGAATTTGTTGTTTTCTGCAACCATGCCTTTTAAAGTGGAACAATTAGCAAACTCAATTTTAAATGCACCAGTACGCATTGAAGTTACGCCTACATCTTCAGCAGCAAAAAATGTGAGTCAGATTTTATATTATGTTCCTAAGCGAAATAAAATGGAACTGTGTTTGCATTTATTACGAAATACAATCAAAGGAAAACGCATTCTTATTTTTAGACGCACAAAATTTGGTGTTGACAAACTAGAAAGCACACTAACTAAAAACGGTTACAGTGCAGAACGTCTTCATGGTGACCGAACCCAAAGTGAACGACAAACAGCTCTTAATAAATTTAAGCATGCAGAAGTTAATATTTTGATTGCTACAGATGTTGCAGCACGTGGTATTGATATCAATGAATTAGATGCTGTTGTGAATTTTGATTTACCTAATGTGCCTGAAACTTATGTACATCGTATAGGAAGAACAGGTCGAGCTGGTAATTTTGGAAAATCATATTCGTTTTGTTCTGCAGATGAAAAAAGTTACGTGAAGAGTATTCAGCAATTGATTAATGTACAAATTCCAGTTGAAGACAATCATCCATATCCTTTAGATCCAAAAGCCAAGCCAATTGTTCATAAAAAACAAGGTAGTAAATATAAAAAAGGACGAAAAGGTGAAGGTTCAAAAAAGAAAAAGAAACGTTGGTATTAG
- a CDS encoding DUF2306 domain-containing protein yields MDYNTLMFLHLYTVVPCVFIGGFLLIIKKGTPIHKKLGRIYMILMLFTAVVTLFMPAAVGGRILNHFGWIHLFSVLTLWTVPTAYLAIKKGNVKSHKRKMILLYFGAIIIAGAFTFTPGRYLHEVFFM; encoded by the coding sequence ATGGATTATAACACTTTAATGTTTTTACATTTATACACAGTAGTTCCTTGTGTTTTTATAGGTGGCTTCCTTTTAATCATAAAAAAAGGAACTCCCATTCATAAAAAGCTAGGAAGGATCTATATGATTCTTATGCTTTTTACTGCTGTTGTTACACTCTTTATGCCAGCTGCAGTTGGTGGTCGGATTTTGAATCATTTTGGATGGATTCATTTGTTTAGTGTTCTAACACTTTGGACTGTTCCTACAGCTTATTTAGCAATTAAAAAAGGAAACGTAAAATCACACAAACGAAAAATGATATTACTCTATTTTGGCGCGATAATTATTGCTGGAGCATTTACATTTACACCTGGTCGGTATTTACATGAGGTATTTTTTATGTAA
- a CDS encoding RNA polymerase sigma factor, whose amino-acid sequence MSKTHHILIAKCQKNDEKAMMQIYDLYCDAMFNVACRYLNDEESKDAMQEGFLKAFANINNYKPDYAFGAWLKRIIINTCLDIIKKRQIEFSDVEVERIAILDVSDWQFDTSISKVDILKAIEKLKPKYKIVVNLYLAEGYDHEEISNILDIPIKTSRTHLRRGKLQLQKLLKTIYNEARY is encoded by the coding sequence ATGTCAAAAACACATCATATTTTAATTGCAAAATGCCAAAAGAACGATGAAAAGGCCATGATGCAAATTTATGATTTATACTGTGATGCCATGTTTAATGTGGCTTGTAGATATTTAAATGATGAAGAGTCGAAGGATGCTATGCAAGAAGGCTTCTTAAAAGCATTTGCAAATATTAATAACTATAAACCAGATTATGCGTTTGGTGCTTGGTTAAAGCGAATTATCATAAATACCTGTTTGGATATTATAAAGAAACGACAAATTGAGTTTTCAGATGTTGAGGTGGAACGCATAGCGATTTTAGACGTTTCAGATTGGCAATTTGATACCAGCATTTCTAAAGTAGATATTTTGAAAGCTATTGAAAAACTAAAACCTAAATATAAAATTGTTGTCAATTTATATCTCGCGGAAGGTTATGATCACGAGGAAATCTCAAACATTTTAGATATTCCGATAAAGACGTCAAGAACACATTTGAGACGAGGTAAATTACAATTACAAAAACTTTTAAAAACAATATACAATGAAGCAAGATATTAG
- a CDS encoding RNA polymerase sigma factor has product MMTTNDQILINQIIEGDTNSFTILVDRYKDLVFTLALRMLKNREEAEEVAQDTFIKTYKSLHKFKGDSKFSTWIYRVAYNSCLDRIKKNKKHLNNVEINEFTAHEVVTIDNALDKMEINERKEAIQRCIETLPSEDSFLLTLYYFDDLSLDEISKIVGITANSIKVKLFRCRKKLATILKSHLEPETLDYYERERR; this is encoded by the coding sequence ATAATGACCACCAACGATCAAATACTCATCAATCAAATTATTGAAGGCGATACCAATTCATTTACAATATTGGTAGACCGTTATAAAGACTTAGTGTTTACTTTAGCCTTGAGAATGTTGAAGAATAGAGAAGAAGCAGAAGAAGTTGCGCAAGATACGTTTATAAAAACCTATAAGTCGTTGCATAAATTTAAAGGCGATTCGAAATTTTCAACTTGGATTTATAGAGTGGCTTATAATAGTTGCTTAGACAGAATTAAAAAGAACAAAAAGCATCTGAATAATGTTGAAATAAACGAATTTACAGCACATGAAGTTGTTACTATTGATAATGCTCTAGATAAAATGGAGATTAATGAGCGAAAAGAAGCGATACAAAGATGTATTGAAACGTTACCAAGCGAAGACAGTTTTTTATTAACCTTATATTATTTTGATGACTTATCTTTAGATGAAATTTCAAAGATTGTTGGAATTACAGCTAACTCAATAAAAGTGAAATTATTTAGATGTCGAAAAAAATTGGCAACAATTTTAAAATCACATTTAGAACCAGAAACACTCGATTATTATGAAAGAGAACGCAGATAA
- a CDS encoding DUF6249 domain-containing protein, which yields MEVIIIGIIFGSIFSVFYLYFSTRNKERLALIEKGADASIFMRGRQQTAPIWKVLILNFALLLMGIGLGIIIGGIIKENLNVDAEIAMPGTIFLFAGLGLFLGFNMTKNLDKE from the coding sequence ATGGAAGTAATAATTATCGGAATCATTTTTGGATCTATTTTTAGCGTATTCTACTTATATTTTTCAACAAGAAACAAAGAACGTTTGGCTCTCATTGAAAAAGGTGCAGATGCTTCAATTTTTATGAGAGGAAGACAGCAGACTGCTCCAATATGGAAAGTACTCATTCTTAATTTTGCATTATTATTAATGGGAATAGGACTAGGAATCATCATTGGTGGCATCATAAAAGAGAACTTAAATGTAGATGCTGAAATAGCAATGCCAGGAACCATATTTCTGTTTGCAGGTTTAGGATTGTTTTTAGGATTCAATATGACAAAAAACTTAGATAAAGAATAA